The window TTTATATATAAAGAGAGGCCATGCTCCTTTGATAACTCTTTATTTAAACTCTTATTTTCCACCAAGACCTGTATTTCTATCTTATATCCCTTCCTTTTATTATTTATTAGAAATTATATTGCTTTTAACTCTAAAAATCAAGATTACATTATAAAAAATATTCCAATTCCTATAAAAGAAATTATAGCTCCGATTCCTTCTAATACCGAAATTTTTTCTTTAAAGCATACAATTGATATTGGTATTATTAGTATCGGACTAGTTGCAGCTAAGGTACTAACCACCCCTACATTTGAATGTTTCATAGCTTCAACTAAAGATGTTACTCCTAATGTTGCTATAATTGTTCCTAGAGCTATATATAACATACCTTTTTTATTTAAAATTCCTTCTTTTATATTTCCCCACTCTTTTCGAATCGATATATAAATCATAAAAGCTAAAATTGCAGGTATAGTTCTAACTTGAATTGTTGCAAAAGAATCATAATTAGTTGAACCTAATCTCGTAAAAATAATTCCAAAACTTTCACCTAACATAGCTAAAACCGCATACACAAACCCTAATTTTGAAAAGTCTTTATCGCTTCTTTTTCTTAAAACAACCATGGCTATTCCTAAAACTGTCAAAATCATTCCCAATATTTTTATAATTTCTATTTTTTCATCTAACATAATAAAACTTAATATTGAAACTGCTATTGGACTAAAAGTCATCACTAGTAATGTTATTCTTGGACCTACATTAATATAAGCCTTATACAAAAAGAAATCACCTAAAAATAATCCAAATAATCCTGAAACAGATAAAAATTTTAACGATTCTTTTGTTACATCAACTGGTAACAACAATCCTCTTTTTAGATATGTTATTATTCCTAAAAATATCATTGCAATGATTAATCTTATTAAATTTACTGCTAGTGTTCCCGTTTCTTTACTAGCTCTTTCTAAAAAAATAGAACTTCCTACCCAGCCAAAAGCTGCAGCAAGCGCTAAACTTTCTCCCAATTTGTATCCCCCCTACTTTAATTCCGCTCTTATTTTTTCCATTCTTTTTCTATTTACTCCAAAGTCATACCATCCCGTTTGAGCTGCAGATCTTATATTAATTATTTTTTTCTCTGATTCTATTTCAAAATCTGCAATATCTTCAAAACCAAAAAATTTACTGTAAAAAGCGACTTTTAAATAATTCTCTTTATCCTCTAAAATTTTACCTTGAAATTTTTCAATAACTTTTATCAATTTCTTTTTTATAATTTCATTACTTTCATTAAAAATTATAGGTTCTATATAATTCTTACTATGATTAGCTTCGCTAGAAACACAATTGGGTTTATCTGGACATTCTTCTAACACTTCTTTTCCTCTCCCTTCTCCCATTAAAATAAAAAAACAAGAAATAAAAATCAAAATTACCTTTCTTTTCATATTCTCTCCCCCTTTTATTGTTAGTATACCCTATTTTTATTTTAAAAAACAATTTTTTTCCAATAAAAAAGCGAAAAGATAAAATTCTTTTCGCTTTTAATTTCGATTAATAATTTACACACTCTAACTCAAATTCTTTTTGTTTTTCTAAGCATGATGGACAAACCTTTGGAGCCTCTGTTCCTTCGTGTACATATCCACACTTTCTACATTTCCATCTTACATCATTATCTTTTTTAAATACATGATCTTCTCCTAAATTTTTTAATAATTTACGATATCTTTTTTCATGTAATTTCTCAACTTCTACAATAACTTTAAATGCTGCTGCAACTTGTGGAAATCCCTCTTCTGCTGCAACTTCTGCAAATCCAGGATATAACTCTGCCCACTCTTCATATTCTCCTGCTGCCGCTTCCTCTAAATTTTCCATAGTCGTTCCAACTATTCCTGCTGGATAAGTTGCTGTTATCTCAACTGGTCCACCTTCTAAATATGAGAAAAATCTTCTTGCATGATACTGCTCATTTAAAGCTGTTTCCTCAAATAATGCAGCAATTTGCTCATAACCTTCACTTCTAGCTTTATCTGCAAACAGTGTGTATCTCTGTCTTGCTTGAGATTCTCCTGCAAAAGCTTTTAATAAATTTTGTTCAGTTTTAGTTCCTTTTATAGATTTACCCATTGGTATCCCTCCTTTGAATTCTTTCTTGAATATTGTTCAAATTTTTTTTGATTTTCCTTTTTATTTTTTTATTTATATGTTAATATTAAAAAAAATATTAATCTAAACAGGAGGATTTATGGATTTTTTATCAAGAAGATCAATTAGAAAATATACTTCACAAAATATTGAAAAAGAAAAATTAGATGAAATACTAAAAGTAGCTCTAACTGCTCCTACTGGAAGAAATTTAAAACCATTTGAATTAATTCTAATAAAAGAAAAAAATGCATTAAACAAGTTATCTCTATCAAAATCTATTGGGTCTGCTATGTTAAAAGAAGCTAATGCAGCTATTATTATCTTAGGTAATCCTGAAATTTCAAATACTTGGAATGAAGATGCTTCTATTGTTTCTTTTAGCATACAACTTAAAGCTTTTGAATTAGAACTTGGAAGCTGTTGGATAAATGTTAAAGATAGAAAAACAAGTGATAATATAGAATCAGAAGAATATATTAAAAACAATTTTAATATACCTAGTCACTTAAAAATAGTTTCTATCATTTCCTTAGGTTATCCAAATGAACACAAACCTCCACATGATGATAAAGATATGGATTTTTCTAAAATTCATTTAGAGAAATATTAAAAAAAGCCAAAATTAATTGGCTTTTTTTACTATCTATGAGATTTTTTATCTCCTGTCATTTGAATAACATCTCCATCTTTTAAATTATATGCTTGTCCAAATCCTTTTACAAATCTTCCATTAACTATATTTAACTTTACTAAATGAAAATCTTGCATTTTACGAACAACTTTCATTCCTTCTCCAACTTTCTCTTCAAAAGCATCTAATATTACATCAAATTTTTCATCTCTTTCCTTAAATTCAGCTACTACATTGTATCTTAATCTCTTTCTTACTAGAACAGAAGCTGCATCTTTCTCATCTTGTAAAAACATAATTTCAAATTGAGGATTATCTTTTAAATTATCAAAATGATCTCCAATTTCACTAATGTAAATATATCCTTCTCCTTCGAAATTTAAGTATGGAGCATATGTCACATCAACATCTCCATTTTTAGATTTTGTTCCTAATATAACTGATTTAAAGTCTCCTCTAAACTCTTCTACCTCTTTTTTTATTTGTTCTTTATCAAATTTTATTGGCATCATCATAATTATTTTTTTCTCCTTTAATTTTGTTAATCAAACTATTTAAATATATGATATATTTTTTAACAAACTTTGTCAAGAATATTTTATACCTTTATTGTGTATTTTATAAATTTCCAGCTTTGTACATATTAAAAAATACACCTTTTTTATCAATTAAACTTTGAAAATCGCCTATTTCCTTAATTCCATCTTTACCTAAAACTACAATTTTGTTAAATTTTTTAAGTGTATTTAATCTATGAGCTATTGAAATTATTATTTTATCTTCAAATTTCTGTAGAATATTATCCATTATTTTTTTCTCTAAAATATTGTCCAATGCTGAAGTTCCTTCATCTAAAAATATGATTTCTGGGTCTTTTAAAAATAATCTTGCCATTGATAGCCTTTGCTTCTGTCCTGAACTCAATTCAATTCCACCTTGGCCTAGTTTTGTATTTTCTTTCTTTTCTAAACTTTCTACAAATTCTTTTAATTCAGCTAATTCTAATGCTTCTTCTATCTCTTTTTTTGTTGCATCTCTTTTTACTACTTTTATATTCTCTAATATTGTTTCATTCATCAAACTATCTCTCTGATCGACTATCGCTATTCTATTTAACAAACTTTCTCTATCTACCTCATGGATGCATAAATCATTTATAAAAATTGTATTTTCTTCAGGTAAAAATGTTCTTTTTAAAAGTGAAAATATTGTTGTTTTTCCTACTCCACTCTCTCCAACAAATGCTACTTTTTCTCCTTTTTCTATAGTTATTGATAAATTTTTTATAACTTCTTGTTTATCAAATGCAAAATTTAATCCGTCTACCTTTATACTGTCTATATTTTTTTCTATAATTGTATTTCCATCTTTAATATTTGGAATATTCATAATTTCTAAAAACCTGCTTATTCCTGTAGCTCCTCTTTGAAATACATCTACAAGGCCCATAAGTCTTAAAAGATACACTCTAAATCTATTAGTCAATAATATAAAACTCACAATAATTCCAAAACTTATTTCACCTTTTATATGCATGTATCCACCTATAAATATAACAATAAGTTGAGTGAGTTGATTATAAAAATTAATACCGGACATTAAAGCTGATGTATTAAATATATTATTTTTCTCTACACTTAATAACTCTTTATTTTTACTTGAAAACTTCTCTAAAGTATCTTTTTCTAGGACATTATCTTTTATAAAGAATATAGTTTTCAATGAATCGTGAATTCCTGATGTTAATTTAGAAAATCTTTCTCTTACTTCTATGTAGCCATATTTTAATTTCTTATTTTGAATTATTGTAAAATATATAGCTATTGGTAATGGAATCATTGTTATTAAAGTTAACTTCAAATTAAAAGTAGCCATTAAAGCCATAGCTCCGGCTATTGATAATATTGAAAATAAAAAATCTTCTAGTCCTCTATATAGAAGAGCTGAAACATTTTCTAAGTCATTTGTAACTCTTGATATGATATCTCCACTTTGATTTTTCATAAAATATGTATCTGGTTGATTTAATATTTTTTTAAATAAATCTTCTCTCATAAAAAATTTTATTCTATTTCCCATCAACTGTCCTCTTGAACTAGAGTAAATTGATAAAAATAATCTTATAATATAAAGCGTTAATAAAAAAGCTGAGAACATAAAAAATTCATTTATATTTTTCTTGGGAATTGAGTTATCAATTAAATTTTGGACAACTATCGGTCCATATAAATCCAGTACGGTTACAAAAAAACTGCTAACTAAAAAATAAGTTAGCAGTTTTCTTTCTTTTAAATAGTACTTGAAAATACTATTTAACATTTGACAACTCCTTGTATAACTCCTCTAAAGCATCAATTACTCTAGGTGTTCCTCTTAGTATTTTGTCTGATTCAATTATCATTATATTCCCTTTTTGTCCCGCTTTTGTTTGTTTTACAACTGGATTACTATTTAAAATATCATTTTTATTTTTTATAGCCATTGAACCTACAAGTATATCCGGATTTTCTGCTAATAAAAATTCTGGCGATAATATTGGTCTTCCACCTGGTAACCCTTTTGCTATATTTTCTATTCCTAAAGTATCGAAAATTTGACCTGGTAATGAATTTGGACTAAACACCATCATTGGAGATGTTGAAAATAAAAATCCTCCCTTTATTTTTAAAGGTTTTTCCGCTATTTTCTCTTTTATCATTTTTAATTTTAAATTATAACTATCAATTAATCTATCTGTATTTTCTTCCTTTCCAGTTATAACTCCATATATTTCTAAATTATTTAAAATTTGTTCAAAAGAATTAGCTTCATTAATTATAAAGTTTAATTTTCTTGCTTTTAAACTTTCTCCAAAACTTTCAGACATAGTATTTAGTATTACTAAATCTGGGCTATACATTAAAACTTGTTCTACTGAAGGTTTCATTATTATTCCTGCTTTTGGTAAATCCTTTGTTTTTTCTTGTGGCCAAATTGGATTTTTTGCAGTGTCTGCTATTGCTACTATATTATTTTCTCCACCAATTAAATAAAATGCTTCCACTGCTGCCGGATCTAATATTAAAACTTTTTTATACTCTTTCTTTGCTATTTTATTCCCTCTTGAATCTATAATAAAATCATTTTCTATTTTTAAAGCATAAACTAGATTACTAATTAAAATAGTAAAAATTAATGTTATTACTCTTTTCATCTTTCCTCCTAAACTAATGGAATAATATATGGTATTCCACTCTGATCTTTTATAACTTTAGCCTTTAAATTATAAACTTTTTGTAAATTTTCTTCTGTCAAAACTTCAGATGGTGTTCCTTGATATTTTATCTCTCCATCTTTCATCATAATAAGTTCATCACAAAACATAGCAGCTAAATTTAAATCATGTAATACTGCTACTCCTGTTAAAGATTTTTCAACCACTAAGCTTTTTACCTTATTTAATAATTCAACTGCATGATTTAAATCTAAAGCTGAAGTTGGTTCATCTAATAATAAAATTTCTGGATCTTGAGTTAAAGCTCTTGCTAATAAAACTCTTTGAAACTCTCCTCCAGAAAGACTAATTGCTACTCTTTCAGAAAATTTTTCCAATCCTAAAAACTTTAAATTATCTTCAACTTTTCTTCTATCTTCATATGAATATCCTGCCCAACTAGATTTTAAATGAGGAAGTCTCCCCATTAAAACAAAATCCTTTACTGACATATTTGTCATTAAATTTGACTTTTGTGGAACTAAGGAAACTAATCTTGCTTTCTCTTTTTTAGAAAGTTCCTTTGTTTCCTTTCCATTAAACTCAATATCCCCTTCACTTGGATTTAAATATCCTAATATATTCTTTAAAAATGTCGATTTACCACAACCGTTTGGTCCTAATATCCCTGTCATTTTTCCTTTAGTTATATTAACTTTTAATTTTTTTAAAATCTCTCTCTCTCCATAAGAAAATGACAGATTATTCACTTTTACACCCATTAGTTTCCTCCTTTAGCTTTAAATGCTAAGTATAAGAAGAATGGAGCTCCAAAGAATGCCGTAACAACTCCAATTGGAATCTCAACAGGTGCTAAAAACAATCTTCCTATTGTGTCACAAACTAATAGAAAAAATCCTCCTGCCAAGGCAGCATTAGGAATTAATCTAGAGTTAGATGGTCCTACTAACATTCTTATTGAATGAGGTATAATTAATCCTACAAAACCAATCATTCCTGAAAAAGCAACTGAAAATGCTACAACTAATGCTGACACTGTTAATACTTTTGCTTTCAATGTATGTACATCAACTCCTAAAGAGTTAGCTTCTTCATCTCCTGATAATAATGCATCTAATTGATTTCTTTGTAAGTAAAAAAATATTAAAGAAAAAACTAATGGAATTATAAGTAAAAATACTTTTGTCCAAGTTGCTCCTCCTAAATACCCCATTAACCACATAGTTATCTTAAAAGATTCCTCTCCTATTAAATACATAGCAAAAGATGTAAAAGCACCTATAAAAGCTGATACAGCTATTCCTACTATTAGAAGAGTTGTTATGTCAACCTTACCACTTCTATTTGATAACTTAAATATAATGAATGTACTTATTAAGCATGATAAAAATGCCAATATCCCATAAAAAATATCTGGTAATTGAAATACATATGCTATCACAGCCCCGAATGTAGCACTTGCTGCAATTCCTATTATATATGGATCAGCTAGTGGATTCTGAAATACGGCTTGAACTACAACTCCACTTGATGAAAGCATCATTCCTATTAATAATGCCATCACTATTCTTGGTAATCTTATATCATAAATTATTGTTTTTATATAATCTGGTGCTGTACTTATGGAAAATAGTTGTTCCAATGGTACAGAAACACTTCCTAAACCAATAGAAAGTGTTCCTGTTAGTATTATTCCCAGAATTAATATTAACGATATGTGTTTTTTCATATTAATTCTCCTATTTTTTAGAAATTATATTTAAATCCTGCGTAAAGACTTCTCTCTGCAGCTGGATTATACTCTTTGCCATCTGAGCTTATAGAGTTATAATACTTTTCATTAAATATATTATTAATTCCTGTATAAATTCTTAAACTTTCAACTGGTCTATAATTTAATGTTAAGTTTGTCACAATGTTTTCATTCTGTTTACCCTCTGTATTTTTATTATTTAAATAATAACCTGACGAATAAACTGTATCCCAAATAACATTAACTTTTGAAGTTATTTTATAATCTAATGCTATATTAAATCTATTTGTAGGAACATCTGCTATTTCATTTCCCTCAATTGATTTATCTTGATCTTTTAATATTTTTGTCTTAACTAAAGCATATCCTTCTCTTACTGTTAGATTTCCAAAGTACTGCTCTGCATTTAACTCTAAACCATATCTTCTTGTTTTTCCAATATTATAATTTCTAAAATTCATTCCTGTATAATTTTCTGTTGCTATTTCATCATTTGTTTCAGTTAAATATATTGCTCCACTTATAAAACTTCCAAATATATAATCTTTAAAACCTGTTTCATATGTTATATATGTTTCTGAATCTAAATCATTATTAATATATGCTCCATCTATTTTATCTACTAATTGTGAAGGTGTTGGAGAAGTAAACCCTTTTTCTCCCTTCACATAGATATTTCCTGTCTCTGAATACAAATAGTTTCCTACTAACTCATAAGCCATATTTTCCATAGTTGTTTTTCTATTTATACTTGTATCTGATGTTGTTGCCCCACTTGATAAAGAACTTTTTGTATATGATCTATCAGTTTTATAATCTGCATATTCATATCTTACACCTTGAGTAAATTCAAATTTACCAATTGCATTTCTATTTAAAACAAATACACTATGAGTATCTTTAATTAAATCATTTTTATATTTTTCTGAACTAAACATATCCATTTGACTATCTCTTTTCAAGTTGTTATTTATATAGTCATACCCTAAAATTAAACTACTTGATTCTCCATAGCTAACTTTTAATTTCGGTTTAAATCCTATCTTTTCGTCAGTATAATCCATATAATTTTTAACACTATAACTCATTTTTTCATAATTATTTTCATTATATATATCTGTTTTCTGATAGAATCCAACTAAATCTAAAGTTACTTTTTCATTAAATTTGTACTCATATTTTCCTGTAAATTCATCTTTCTTAGTATTATTAACAATTAACTCATCATATTTACCAACAAGACCATTACTTTTAGGATTTGATAACATCTCTTTTGTAAGAGCTCTAGGTGATGTTGCATCATCCTTATATCTTGAGTACTTAAAGGTAAAACTTTGATTTTCATCAATTTTATATTTTAAACTTCCTTCAAAATACTCTGAATCTGATTCATCCCCATCTCTAAACCCCTTGTAATCATTCTTAGTATAATTAATATTTATACCTAAATCTCCAACTGTCGTTCCATAAGAAACCTCACCTTTTTTTCCACCAAAAGTATTTAGCTCTCCTGAAACAGAACCTCCTGTATAACCTGCTCCTGATTTTGTCACAATATTTATTATTCCACCTCTTGTTCCACTTCCATAAAGAATAGCTCCTCCGCCTGGAATAACCTCAATTTTTTCAATATTTTCAACCGGAACTGTATTAATTGGTGTTTTTGCATGAGATGTATCTAATAAGTTTACACTTACACCATCTATTAAAACTTGTACATTTGCTGTTGCTTTACTTCCTTGTCCTCTCATATCAATTATTGGATCTTTTGGATCACCTATTAAATTGACACTTGGTACATCTTTTAAAGCCTCTGATACAGATTGATAATTCTTTTCCTCTATATCTTTAGCTGTAATAACTGTTACTGTATTTGTTACATTTCTTTGTGCTGTTTCAAACCCCGTTGTTGAAATCACACTTTCATTTAATTTAACCCCTTTATTAGCTTCTTCATAGAAAAAATCATCATTTGAATAACTTAAAGCTGTTACTATTAAACTTAGTACTGCTATTCTTTTGTTCATAATTTTAATCCCTCTCCATTACTTTTTTATTAATCCTAAAGTTTTTTCAACAACTGTTGTTAAAATCTCTCTAGATATATTGTTACCCCAAAATAAGCCATCTTCAGTTAGTTTATAATGTTCTTTATCTTCTAATATAAAATTATTCTCTTTTAACTCAAATAGTAATTCTTCAAAAACTATCATTTCTTCAGATGTTAATATATTTTTTACTATATTTTTATCTATTTGTGGAAATTGAAACAATCCGCTAAATTTATCCAATCTTTGTTGATAATCACTTTTTTCAACAAACATTGACATCTCTTTCTTCATTCTAAAAATAGATATATTATCAACATTTCCTCCAGCTCCAACTCCAATTGGAAAAGTGTCTCCTCCAAAGTTTCTAGTTTTTATATATTTATATTTATCTCTTCCTTTTTTTGCTATTTTCGTTAACTCCAATACATAATAATCACTATCTTTAGCTAACTCTTTTATAAACGCATCATGTAACTCTCTCTCTCTTTTTAAATCCTCTTGAACTTTAACTTTTTCGTCTTTTATGTCATGAAATAATGTTGAACCTTCATGAACCATTAATGAATAAAAACTTGAACTTCCTAAATCTAACTTTTTTATAATCTTGGCATCCTCTATAGCATCCTCTATTTTTTGCGTTGGATAGTTATAAATAATATCTATGCAAACTTCTCCATTAAATTTTTCTTTTAATTGAATTAATCTCTCTATTGTTTCATTTTTCGAATACGTTCTATTGTAAAATTTTCTTCCTTCATCTGAGAAACTTTGAATACCTACAGATAATCTATTAACTCCATATTTATTCATTAACTCTATTTTTTCATCATTTAAATTATGTAATGTTGTTTCTAAAGTAAATTCATATTCTGCAGAAAATTTTATATTTCTATTAACACTTTGAAGTATTTTTTCCAATTGATTATTTTTATAAACTGTTGGAGTTCCTCCACCAAAATATATTACATCTACACTTTTTTCCTTAAAATATCTATAGTCCCCATATTTATCAAATTCACTAACTATATAATCTGCATAAGAATCTAAACTTCCACTCAATTGCTCTCTATTTAAATTACAAAACGAACAAATTTTATCACAATATGGTGTATGAACATATATAGCTCTTGGAATATCTTTAGGTTCCTCTTTTAATCTGTTTAAAAATTCTTCCTCTGTAACTCTTTTTTGAGGATAATATTTTCCTATCAATCCACTAGAATTATGATGACTTTTATATCTTGTTTCAAAATTCATTATTTAATCACTTCCCTTTAGTTTCTATATCTATCGCTTGTGCTCCTGCCAACTTTATATCTGACATTATATCTACAACATCTCCATAGTCGATTCCTCTATCAGCTAATATTGCCACTCTCTTATTTTCCATCAGTATAATTGTATTTTTTATTTTTTCTTGTAATTCATCTTTTCTTATGTCTGCTATAGAACTCTCTTTTTGTTTGTCTATTTTTATTTTTAGCTCTCCATTACTTGCAACTAAAATTGAAATTTTATCAACAGATTCTATTATTTCAGAAACCTCTGATTTAGGTAAATCTATTTTCATACCCTTCATATCATCAAATGTTGTAGCAACCATAAAAAATATCAAAAGTAAAAACACTACATCTATCAATGGAGTTAAATCTGGTGTTAATTGTTTTCTTTGATAATTCATAAACCCTTTTGATTTAAACATATTCTACACCTACATCTTTCTTAAAATATTTATAAATTCAACTACATTTTTTTCCATATCAACCAATGCTTTTTCAATCTTTTTTTGGTAGAAGTTATAAAATATTAAAGCAGGTATAGCTACAATTAAACCTGATGCTGTTGTAATTAATGCTTGAGAAATTCCAAAAGCTAGAACTGTTGGATCTCCCGCTCCATGTTTTGACATAGCTGTAAAAGCTCCAATCATCCCAGTTACAGTTCCTAATAACCCTGCTAGTGGAGTTACATTAGCTGCTAAAGCTAAGATCCACATATTTTTTTCTAATTTTGGCATCTCTCTTAGAGCACACTCTCTTGCTTTCTCCTCTAAATAATCATAAGTACAACAATTCATTTTTCCACCATTATATTCTATTAAAATTGCTTTCATAACTTTAGCTGATGTATTTTTAAAACAATCACATGCTTTTATAGCTCTTTCTCTTTCATTATTTTTAATGAATTTTTCTAAATGATTTATTAAAAGTTCTCCATTATCTTTCTCATTTTTAAAGAAGTAATACCCTCTTTCCAATATTACGCTAAGACCTGCTACTGATAAAAATATTATTACAGCCATTAATGGTCCTCCTGCTTTGATTATATCTATCATCCATTCCCTCCTCTAATTAAATATTTTGATATTCAAAGTTATTATAATGATTTTGTACTGAATAGTCAATATATTTTTTAAACAAAGTATTTTTTTATAAATAATTTGATAATTAAAATATTTTTTGTTATAATCATTATGGATTTATTACTTATTTTTTGGAGGAATTATGAAGTTTTTTATTTTTTCAATAGTTTTACATATATTTATATTTATTTTTGGTTTTTCTTTAGATTCAAACAAAAGTTTTGAAATTAATAATGTTGGAAATGATTTTAGTACTCCATCTATCTCTGTTAATTTCAATTCAATGCAAATAACTTCACAACCGCAACCAGCTGAATCATCAGATGAAATTCTAAAAGAGGTTTTAGAAGAAAAAATAGATAAACCTAAAATTGAGGAACAAAAAAGAGAAGTTATAAAAAAAGAGAATAAAAAAATTTCTAAACCTAAAAAAGTTTTAGAAAAAAAGAAAAATGAACTCACTAAAAAATCTCAACAATTAGAAAATACAAATACACCTACAAACACTAATACTGATTTAATTGAACTCTCACAAGGTGTGTTTGCTGCCAAAAATCAAGGGGTTCAAGGACTTAAATATTCTTTTATTTCTCAACCTGATCCAGAATATCCTTTAGCTGCCAAAAGAATATCATACACTAAAGAGGTTTCTATTAAAGTTAGATTTCTTGTGGGATTAAATGGTGAAATTGAAGATATTAAATTTTACAATGATAAAGATAATTTAGGTTTCCAAAAAGAAGTCGAAAAAACTTTAAACAAGTGGAAATTGACTCCTGTAACTTTAAATAGCAAACCAATAAAACTATACTTTTATAAAGAATTCAAATTTAATCAAAAATAATGGGAGGATTTTAATTTTATGAAAATACTTATCACTTATTCATCAAAGACTGGAAATACAGAAAAAATAGCTCAAGCTATTCATAAAGGTATTCCAACTGCTAACCTTTTACCAATCTCTGAAATTGTAAACTTAGATTATGATTTAATTTTTGTAGGTGGTTGGATTGATAGAGCCACTTTCGATCAAACAGCATTGACTTTAGCTAAACAAATT of the Cetobacterium sp. NK01 genome contains:
- a CDS encoding FecCD family ABC transporter permease, with amino-acid sequence MKKHISLILILGIILTGTLSIGLGSVSVPLEQLFSISTAPDYIKTIIYDIRLPRIVMALLIGMMLSSSGVVVQAVFQNPLADPYIIGIAASATFGAVIAYVFQLPDIFYGILAFLSCLISTFIIFKLSNRSGKVDITTLLIVGIAVSAFIGAFTSFAMYLIGEESFKITMWLMGYLGGATWTKVFLLIIPLVFSLIFFYLQRNQLDALLSGDEEANSLGVDVHTLKAKVLTVSALVVAFSVAFSGMIGFVGLIIPHSIRMLVGPSNSRLIPNAALAGGFFLLVCDTIGRLFLAPVEIPIGVVTAFFGAPFFLYLAFKAKGGN
- a CDS encoding TonB-dependent receptor, with the translated sequence MNKRIAVLSLIVTALSYSNDDFFYEEANKGVKLNESVISTTGFETAQRNVTNTVTVITAKDIEEKNYQSVSEALKDVPSVNLIGDPKDPIIDMRGQGSKATANVQVLIDGVSVNLLDTSHAKTPINTVPVENIEKIEVIPGGGAILYGSGTRGGIINIVTKSGAGYTGGSVSGELNTFGGKKGEVSYGTTVGDLGININYTKNDYKGFRDGDESDSEYFEGSLKYKIDENQSFTFKYSRYKDDATSPRALTKEMLSNPKSNGLVGKYDELIVNNTKKDEFTGKYEYKFNEKVTLDLVGFYQKTDIYNENNYEKMSYSVKNYMDYTDEKIGFKPKLKVSYGESSSLILGYDYINNNLKRDSQMDMFSSEKYKNDLIKDTHSVFVLNRNAIGKFEFTQGVRYEYADYKTDRSYTKSSLSSGATTSDTSINRKTTMENMAYELVGNYLYSETGNIYVKGEKGFTSPTPSQLVDKIDGAYINNDLDSETYITYETGFKDYIFGSFISGAIYLTETNDEIATENYTGMNFRNYNIGKTRRYGLELNAEQYFGNLTVREGYALVKTKILKDQDKSIEGNEIADVPTNRFNIALDYKITSKVNVIWDTVYSSGYYLNNKNTEGKQNENIVTNLTLNYRPVESLRIYTGINNIFNEKYYNSISSDGKEYNPAAERSLYAGFKYNF
- a CDS encoding MotA/TolQ/ExbB proton channel family protein, with translation MIDIIKAGGPLMAVIIFLSVAGLSVILERGYYFFKNEKDNGELLINHLEKFIKNNERERAIKACDCFKNTSAKVMKAILIEYNGGKMNCCTYDYLEEKARECALREMPKLEKNMWILALAANVTPLAGLLGTVTGMIGAFTAMSKHGAGDPTVLAFGISQALITTASGLIVAIPALIFYNFYQKKIEKALVDMEKNVVEFINILRKM
- a CDS encoding energy transducer TonB; this encodes MKFFIFSIVLHIFIFIFGFSLDSNKSFEINNVGNDFSTPSISVNFNSMQITSQPQPAESSDEILKEVLEEKIDKPKIEEQKREVIKKENKKISKPKKVLEKKKNELTKKSQQLENTNTPTNTNTDLIELSQGVFAAKNQGVQGLKYSFISQPDPEYPLAAKRISYTKEVSIKVRFLVGLNGEIEDIKFYNDKDNLGFQKEVEKTLNKWKLTPVTLNSKPIKLYFYKEFKFNQK
- a CDS encoding ExbD/TolR family protein, with the translated sequence MFKSKGFMNYQRKQLTPDLTPLIDVVFLLLIFFMVATTFDDMKGMKIDLPKSEVSEIIESVDKISILVASNGELKIKIDKQKESSIADIRKDELQEKIKNTIILMENKRVAILADRGIDYGDVVDIMSDIKLAGAQAIDIETKGK
- a CDS encoding radical SAM protein translates to MNFETRYKSHHNSSGLIGKYYPQKRVTEEEFLNRLKEEPKDIPRAIYVHTPYCDKICSFCNLNREQLSGSLDSYADYIVSEFDKYGDYRYFKEKSVDVIYFGGGTPTVYKNNQLEKILQSVNRNIKFSAEYEFTLETTLHNLNDEKIELMNKYGVNRLSVGIQSFSDEGRKFYNRTYSKNETIERLIQLKEKFNGEVCIDIIYNYPTQKIEDAIEDAKIIKKLDLGSSSFYSLMVHEGSTLFHDIKDEKVKVQEDLKRERELHDAFIKELAKDSDYYVLELTKIAKKGRDKYKYIKTRNFGGDTFPIGVGAGGNVDNISIFRMKKEMSMFVEKSDYQQRLDKFSGLFQFPQIDKNIVKNILTSEEMIVFEELLFELKENNFILEDKEHYKLTEDGLFWGNNISREILTTVVEKTLGLIKK